One window of the Benincasa hispida cultivar B227 chromosome 3, ASM972705v1, whole genome shotgun sequence genome contains the following:
- the LOC120074001 gene encoding probable galacturonosyltransferase 4, with translation MMIRNLVALLLFVTVIAPIVLYTDRLATVKLSSKGDLVEGFATSGFNSNYGHLNLVDGKSSSSVKEPVAIIYSDNELLPDSAASVWQSNGGVQGVIERKSTRVLSTTDEEGRSQNENPIKQVTDPIGLPNIISGNPNSTSEKNSKVDPNTQTSEKADGGEIVRSRFEHNNVQAALPNARVRHLKDQLIRAKVYLSLPGTRNNPHLTRELRLRIKEVQRTLGDASKDSELPKNALERLKTMEQTLAKGKQTQDDCATVVKKLRAMLHSTEEQLRVHKKQTLFLTQLTAKTLPKGLHCLPLRLTTEYYSLNWSQQDFPGQEKLEDPDLYHYALFSDNVLAAAVVVNSTITHAEEPSKHVFHIITDRLNYAAMRMWFQANPPDKATIEIQNIEEFTWLNASYSPVLKQLGSSSMIDYYFRAHRASSDSNMKFRNPKYLSILNHLRFYLPQLFPKLKKVLFLDDDIVVQKDLTRLWLIDLKGNVNGAVETCGENFHRFDRYLNFSNPLISKNFDPHACGWAFGMNIFDLDEWRRQNITEVYHSWQKLNYDRQLWKLGTLPPGLITFWKRTYQLDKSWHVLGLGYNPNVAQKEIERAAVIHYNGNMKPWLEIAIPKYRNYWAKHVDFDNVYLRECNINP, from the exons atgatgATCAGAAATCTGGTGGCCTTGTTGCTCTTTGTCACGGTTATTGCTCCGATTGTGCTCTACACTGATCGCCTCGCCACCGTCAAGTTATCCT CTAAAGGCGATCTTGTTGAAGGTTTTGCGACTTCT GGTTTCAATAGCAACTATGGGCATCTGAATCTTGTTGATGGG AAATCTTCATCAAGCGTAAAAGAGCCTGTCGCGATTATTTACTCCGACAACGAGTTGCTTCCAGATTCCGCTGCTTCGGTTTGGCAGAGCAATGGCGGCGTCCAAG GAGTAATAGAGCGTAAATCTACTCGAGTATTGTCCACAACTGATGAGGAAGGTCGTTCTCAAAACGAGAATCCCATCAAACAGGTTACGGACCCCATTGGGCTGCCAAATATCATTTCAGGGAATCCCAATAGTACCAGTGAAAAGAACAGCAAAGTGGATCCT AACACTCAAACTTCTGAAAAAGCTGATGGGGGAGAAATAGTAAGATCAAGATTTGAACACAACAATGTTCAAGCTGCTCTTCCTAATGCTCGGGTAAGACATCTTAAGGATCAGCTCATAAGGGCCAAAGTTTACCTCTCGCTTCCAGGCACTAGGAACAATCCCCACCTTACAAGAGAACTTCGACTGAGGATAAAAGAAGTTCAACGAACATTAGGTGATGCAAGCAAGGATTCTGAGCTACCTAAAAA TGCCCTTGAGAGATTGAAGACAATGGAGCAAACTCTTGCAAAAGGGAAACAAACTCAGGATGACTGTGCTACTGTGGTAAAGAAACTGCGAGCGATGCTTCACTCAACTGAAGAGCAGTTACGAGTGCACAAGAAGCAAACCTTGTTTTTGACGCAGTTAACAGCAAAAACACTTCCTAAAGGCCTTCATTGCCTTCCCTTGCGCCTGACAACCGAATACTATTCTCTGAATTGGTCCCAACAGGATTTCCCAGGTCAAGAGAAACTAGAAGATCCAGACCTATATCATTATGCGTTATTCTCTGATAATGTATTGGCAGCAGCAGTAGTTGTTAACTCAACAATTACTCATGCAGAG GAGCCTTCAAAACATGTTTTTCACATTATTACAGATAGACTTAATTATGCAGCAATGAGGATGTGGTTTCAGGCAAATCCACCTGACAAAGCTACGATCGAGATTCAGAATATTGAAGAATTTACATGGTTAAACGCCAGTTATAGTCCAGTACTGAAGCAGTTGGGTTCTTCATCTATGATAGATTATTACTTCCGAGCTCATCGGGCTAGCTCTGATTCAAATATGAAGTTCCGGAATCCGAAGTACCTGTCCATCTTAAACCATCTACGGTTTTACCTCCCACAATTATTCCCGAAGCTCAAAAAGGTTTTGTTCCTGGATGATGATATAGTAGTGCAGAAAGATCTCACGAGACTTTGGCTCATTGATTTGAAGGGAAATGTTAATGGTGCTGTAGAGACTTGTGGAGAAAACTTTCATCGGTTTGATAGATATCTCAATTTCTCAAACCCTCTCATCTCAAAAAATTTTGATCCTCATGCCTGTGGTTGGGCATTTGGCATGAATATCTTTGATTTGGATGAATGGAGGAGGCAGAATATTACAGAGGTGTACCACTCCTGGCAGAAGCTG AATTATGACAGGCAATTGTGGAAGCTGGGAACGTTACCACCAGGTCTCATCACATTTTGGAAGCGCACTTATCAGCTCGACAAATCCTGGCATGTTTTAGGCCTTGGATACAATCCTAATGTTGCGCAGAAGGAAATTGAACGAGCTGCCGTCATACACTATAATGGGAACATGAAGCCATGGCTTGAGATAGCCATACCCAAGTATCGAAATTATTGGGCAAAGCATGTTGATTTTGACAATGTATATCTAAGAGAATGCAACATTAATCCTTGA